Proteins from a single region of Microaerobacter geothermalis:
- the rho gene encoding transcription termination factor Rho: MDLEIAKLEDMKLTDLYKLAKEYQIPYYGTLKKKELIFAILRAKAEKEGFMFMEGVLEILPEGYGFLRPINYLPSSEDIYISASQIRRFDLRTGDKVSGKVRPPKDNERYFGLLQVLAVNGQNPELSAERLHFPALTPLHPQKKLNLETTPDNFSTRIMDLISPVGLGQRGLIVAPPKAGKTLLLKEIANSISTNYPNIELFVLLIDERPEEVTDMQRSVNGEVVSSTFDELPENHIKVAELVLERAQRLVEHKKDVVILLDSITRLARAYNLVIPPSGRTLSGGIDPAAFHRPKRFFGAARNIEEGGSLTILATALIETGSRMDDVIYEEFKGTGNMELHLDRKLAERRIFPAIDIRRSGTRREELLLTKDELDKLWVLRKNMTEGADFVEQFIRKLKETKTNAEFFQLFEPKGEPKGIPKPVKTTAS; the protein is encoded by the coding sequence ATGGATCTAGAAATTGCAAAACTGGAAGATATGAAACTGACTGATCTTTATAAATTAGCCAAAGAATATCAAATTCCCTATTACGGTACATTAAAAAAGAAGGAGCTCATATTTGCTATCCTAAGAGCAAAAGCAGAGAAAGAAGGATTTATGTTTATGGAAGGAGTATTGGAAATCCTTCCGGAAGGATACGGGTTCTTAAGACCCATTAATTACCTTCCCAGTTCGGAGGATATTTATATCTCTGCGTCCCAGATTCGAAGGTTTGACTTAAGAACAGGTGACAAAGTATCGGGAAAAGTAAGGCCCCCAAAAGACAATGAGAGGTACTTCGGCTTGCTCCAAGTTCTTGCCGTAAATGGCCAGAATCCGGAATTATCAGCAGAAAGACTCCACTTTCCTGCCTTAACTCCTTTACATCCTCAGAAAAAATTAAACCTGGAAACAACACCCGACAATTTTTCCACCAGAATTATGGATTTAATTTCTCCAGTAGGCTTAGGTCAAAGAGGATTAATCGTCGCTCCGCCAAAAGCGGGAAAAACCTTGTTGCTTAAAGAGATTGCCAACAGTATCAGCACCAATTATCCAAATATTGAACTCTTTGTATTACTGATAGATGAAAGACCAGAAGAAGTGACTGACATGCAGAGATCGGTAAATGGAGAAGTTGTCAGCTCAACCTTTGATGAGCTTCCTGAAAATCATATTAAAGTGGCGGAACTAGTTCTTGAAAGGGCGCAAAGGCTTGTTGAACATAAAAAGGACGTAGTGATCCTATTAGATAGTATCACTCGCCTCGCCCGCGCCTACAACTTGGTTATCCCCCCCAGTGGAAGGACATTATCAGGGGGAATTGACCCAGCGGCCTTTCATAGACCCAAACGATTCTTTGGAGCGGCCCGCAATATTGAGGAAGGGGGCAGCTTAACGATTTTAGCAACTGCTCTTATAGAAACAGGATCCAGAATGGATGATGTCATTTATGAAGAATTTAAAGGAACAGGAAATATGGAACTTCATTTGGACCGAAAGCTGGCAGAAAGGAGAATTTTCCCGGCCATTGATATTCGCCGCTCCGGTACACGAAGAGAAGAACTGTTGCTAACGAAGGATGAATTGGACAAATTATGGGTCTTGCGAAAAAACATGACGGAAGGGGCAGATTTTGTAGAACAATTTATCCGGAAGCTAAAAGAGACAAAAACAAATGCAGAATTCTTTCAGCTGTTTGAACCCAAAGGAGAACCAAAGGGAATTCCAAAGCCGGTCAAAACGACCGCATCTTAA
- a CDS encoding class II fructose-1,6-bisphosphate aldolase codes for MPLVPMTAFLSKAKEEKFAVGQFNMNNLEFAQAIVQAAKEENSPLIFGVSEGALKYMGMEFTVAMAKAAADWSGLPIALHLDHGSSFEVAMKCIRAGFTSVMFDGSHYPLEENIRITKKVVEVAHAMGVSVEGELGTIGGTEDDISVDESKAHLANPEEAIRFWKETGVDCLAIAVGTAHGIYKGEPKIHYDIIDEVARQIDVPIVLHGGSGVPDESIKKAISYGVGKINVNTENQVAMTNTIRDIFEKDKKVYDPRKYLGPAREAMKEVVRGKIRLFGSNNKA; via the coding sequence ATGCCCTTAGTTCCGATGACAGCCTTTTTGTCCAAGGCAAAAGAAGAGAAGTTTGCAGTCGGTCAATTTAATATGAACAATCTTGAATTTGCACAAGCCATTGTTCAAGCCGCTAAAGAAGAAAATTCCCCCCTTATTTTTGGTGTCAGTGAAGGGGCCTTAAAATATATGGGGATGGAATTTACAGTAGCGATGGCAAAGGCGGCGGCCGATTGGTCCGGATTGCCCATAGCTCTTCATTTGGATCATGGAAGCAGCTTTGAAGTGGCGATGAAATGTATTCGTGCTGGATTCACTTCCGTGATGTTTGACGGTTCCCACTATCCATTGGAAGAGAATATTCGGATCACAAAGAAAGTGGTGGAAGTTGCCCATGCCATGGGAGTATCTGTAGAAGGAGAGCTGGGAACCATTGGCGGAACGGAAGATGATATCTCCGTAGATGAATCCAAGGCTCATTTAGCCAACCCGGAAGAAGCAATCCGCTTCTGGAAAGAAACAGGAGTAGACTGCTTAGCCATTGCCGTGGGAACGGCCCATGGAATTTACAAGGGCGAGCCCAAGATCCATTATGATATTATTGATGAAGTGGCCAGACAGATTGATGTTCCCATTGTTCTCCATGGAGGCTCCGGAGTGCCTGATGAGTCCATCAAGAAGGCTATTTCCTATGGTGTGGGTAAAATTAATGTCAATACAGAAAACCAGGTGGCGATGACCAACACCATTCGCGATATCTTTGAAAAAGATAAGAAGGTCTATGATCCTCGCAAATACCTTGGTCCGGCCAGAGAAGCCATGAAAGAAGTGGTTCGAGGCAAAATTCGCCTGTTTGGAAGCAACAACAAAGCATAG
- a CDS encoding UDP-N-acetylglucosamine 1-carboxyvinyltransferase has protein sequence MENAEKLYIRGGHPLRGKVEISGAKNSAVALIPATILANSATVLDNLPAIRDVVMYKELLEELGCNVFLKGDQMTIHPENISPVPMPNGKIKSLRASYYLMGALLSRFGEAVIGLPGGCNLGPRPIDQHIKGFEALGARVENKYGAVYIKAEELVGAKIYLDVVSVGATINIMLAAVRAKGQTIIENAAKEPEIVDVATLLNAMGAQIKGAGTDMIKITGVSELHGCTHSIIPDRIEAGTYMIAAAATHGDVLVDNVIPKHLEPVTAKLKEMGVQVEEEDDALYISGGQQYKSVDLKTLPYPGFPTDLQQPFTTLLTKANGTSIVTDNIYQSRFKHVDELRRMGANIKVEGRSAVIDGRFPLHGTKVKASDLRAGAALVIAGLMTDGVTEISGVEHIDRGYEKLEEKLKALGAKTWRASTESHKYPSHHHPYERE, from the coding sequence ATGGAAAATGCTGAAAAATTGTATATCAGAGGAGGCCATCCCTTAAGAGGAAAGGTGGAAATCAGCGGTGCAAAAAACAGTGCTGTGGCTCTGATACCGGCAACCATCCTTGCCAATTCCGCAACTGTCCTTGACAATCTTCCAGCCATCCGAGATGTGGTGATGTATAAAGAGCTTTTGGAAGAACTGGGCTGTAATGTGTTCCTTAAGGGAGATCAAATGACCATTCACCCTGAAAACATCTCCCCGGTGCCGATGCCTAATGGGAAAATCAAAAGCTTAAGAGCATCCTACTATCTGATGGGTGCATTATTAAGCCGGTTTGGTGAAGCAGTGATTGGCCTTCCGGGGGGATGCAATTTGGGTCCCAGGCCCATCGACCAGCATATCAAGGGATTTGAAGCATTGGGGGCCCGCGTGGAGAACAAATATGGTGCTGTTTATATAAAGGCGGAAGAACTTGTCGGAGCCAAAATTTATCTGGATGTAGTCAGTGTTGGAGCAACCATCAATATTATGTTGGCAGCCGTCCGGGCCAAGGGACAAACCATCATTGAAAATGCGGCAAAGGAGCCAGAAATTGTAGATGTTGCAACGTTGTTAAATGCCATGGGAGCGCAAATCAAAGGAGCGGGAACCGATATGATCAAGATTACGGGAGTTTCCGAACTTCACGGGTGTACCCATTCCATTATCCCGGACCGAATAGAAGCTGGCACCTATATGATCGCTGCTGCGGCTACCCATGGAGATGTACTGGTGGATAATGTGATCCCAAAGCATCTTGAACCAGTGACCGCCAAGCTGAAAGAAATGGGCGTTCAAGTGGAAGAAGAGGATGATGCTTTATATATATCAGGTGGTCAGCAATACAAATCCGTTGATTTAAAAACCCTTCCTTATCCCGGGTTTCCTACGGATCTGCAGCAACCCTTCACAACCTTGTTAACCAAAGCGAATGGGACGAGCATCGTAACGGATAATATTTATCAGTCCCGTTTTAAACATGTAGATGAACTTCGCAGAATGGGGGCAAATATTAAGGTGGAAGGTCGTTCTGCGGTCATTGACGGTAGATTTCCTCTTCATGGAACCAAGGTTAAAGCCAGTGATCTAAGGGCAGGTGCCGCTTTGGTCATTGCCGGTTTAATGACCGATGGAGTAACCGAGATCAGCGGGGTGGAACATATTGATCGAGGTTACGAGAAGTTGGAAGAGAAATTGAAGGCACTAGGGGCTAAAACTTGGAGAGCCTCCACCGAATCTCATAAATACCCATCCCATCATCATCCGTATGAAAGGGAGTGA
- the glpX gene encoding class II fructose-bisphosphatase: MERSLTLELVRVTEAAALASARWMGKGKKNEADHAATSAMRAVFDTVPMSGTVVIGEGEMDEAPMLYIGEKLGGGGVLVDVAVDPLEGTNIVAKGLWNALSVVAVADQGNLLHAPDMYMDKIAVGPEGVGVVDIDAPVKDNLYNLAKALNKDVTDLTAVILDRPRHAKIIHEIREAGARIKLISDGDVAAAINTAFTDTGVDILFGIGGAPEGVLAAVALKCLGGEIQGRLLPQNNEEYERCKKMGLADPKMVLRMDDLVKGDDAIFSATGVTDGELLQGVRFHGLEATTHSVVMRARTGTVRFIEGKHKLSRKPHLVME; encoded by the coding sequence ATGGAGAGAAGCCTGACATTGGAGCTGGTAAGAGTAACTGAAGCAGCTGCCCTGGCCTCAGCAAGATGGATGGGAAAAGGAAAGAAAAATGAAGCAGACCATGCAGCGACGAGTGCCATGAGAGCAGTGTTTGATACAGTGCCTATGAGCGGGACCGTTGTGATTGGAGAAGGGGAAATGGATGAAGCTCCGATGCTATATATCGGTGAAAAGCTGGGTGGCGGAGGAGTTTTGGTAGATGTAGCCGTGGATCCTTTGGAAGGAACCAATATTGTGGCCAAGGGATTATGGAATGCCCTTTCCGTTGTTGCCGTGGCAGACCAGGGAAATTTACTCCATGCCCCCGATATGTATATGGACAAGATTGCTGTAGGTCCCGAAGGGGTTGGAGTGGTAGACATTGATGCTCCAGTGAAGGATAATCTGTACAATTTGGCGAAAGCTCTGAATAAAGACGTGACCGACTTAACCGCCGTCATTTTAGATAGGCCAAGACATGCGAAGATTATCCATGAAATAAGGGAAGCCGGAGCAAGAATCAAACTGATCTCTGACGGTGATGTGGCAGCAGCCATTAATACCGCTTTTACTGATACGGGTGTAGATATCTTGTTTGGCATTGGCGGCGCACCCGAAGGAGTTTTGGCTGCCGTCGCCCTCAAGTGTTTAGGAGGAGAAATTCAAGGCCGTTTACTTCCCCAAAACAATGAGGAATATGAACGGTGTAAAAAAATGGGGTTGGCAGATCCCAAAATGGTACTCCGTATGGATGACTTGGTAAAAGGGGATGACGCCATTTTTTCAGCCACTGGTGTAACAGATGGGGAACTGTTACAGGGAGTTCGATTTCACGGATTGGAAGCAACCACCCATTCCGTAGTGATGAGGGCGAGAACCGGAACCGTACGCTTTATTGAAGGGAAGCATAAATTATCCAGAAAGCCCCATTTGGTTATGGAATAA
- a CDS encoding CTP synthase, producing the protein MTKYIFITGGVVSSLGKGITAASLGRLLKNRGLKVTIQKFDPYINVDPGTMSPYQHGEVFVTDDGAETDLDLGHYERFIDINLNANSNVTTGKIYSSVITKERRGDYLGATVQVIPHITNEIKERVFRAGRDNSPDVVITEIGGTVGDIESLPFLEAIRQIKSDVGRQNVMYIHVTLIPYLNAAGELKTKPTQHSVKELRSLGIQPNMIVCRTEHPLSQDMKDKIALFCDIDPNAVIEAVDADTLYDVPLMLQTQGLDDYVCRYLNLECNKADMTEWTQLVNKIKNLKEVTRIAIVGKYVALHDAYLSVAEALYHAGFANDTQIDIKWVNAEEVSQDNVDALLGDVEGILVPGGFGDRGIEGKITTIHYARTRRIPFLGICLGMQMACVEFARHELNLIHANSSEINPSTPYPVIDLLPEQKEVEDLGGTMRLGLYPCKVEKDSLAYEAYQDSLIYERHRHRYEFNNQYREIMLEKGFRFSGTSPDGRLVEIIEIPDHPWFLATQFHPEFTSRPNRPQPLFREFVRASLQIKKN; encoded by the coding sequence ATGACAAAATATATTTTTATAACGGGTGGAGTTGTGTCCTCCCTTGGAAAAGGAATTACAGCAGCATCCCTTGGCAGATTGTTAAAGAATAGGGGACTTAAGGTTACGATACAGAAGTTTGATCCTTATATAAACGTTGACCCTGGAACTATGAGCCCTTACCAGCATGGTGAAGTATTTGTGACAGATGATGGGGCAGAAACAGATTTGGATTTGGGACACTATGAGCGTTTTATTGATATAAATCTCAATGCCAACAGCAATGTGACCACCGGCAAAATTTATTCATCTGTCATTACCAAAGAAAGAAGGGGAGACTATCTCGGAGCAACCGTTCAGGTGATTCCCCACATTACCAATGAAATCAAAGAACGGGTTTTCCGAGCGGGAAGAGATAACTCTCCCGATGTGGTTATTACCGAAATTGGCGGAACTGTAGGGGATATTGAAAGCCTGCCTTTTTTGGAAGCGATTCGTCAAATCAAGAGTGACGTTGGACGGCAAAATGTCATGTATATTCATGTCACCTTGATTCCCTACTTAAATGCAGCCGGAGAATTAAAGACAAAACCGACCCAGCACAGTGTGAAAGAACTTCGAAGTCTGGGTATTCAGCCCAATATGATTGTGTGCCGTACGGAACATCCTCTCTCCCAGGACATGAAGGACAAAATTGCTTTGTTCTGTGATATTGATCCCAACGCCGTGATTGAGGCCGTTGATGCAGATACCTTATATGATGTTCCTTTGATGCTGCAAACACAGGGACTGGACGATTATGTTTGCCGCTATCTTAATTTAGAATGTAATAAAGCAGATATGACAGAATGGACTCAGTTGGTGAACAAGATAAAGAATTTAAAGGAAGTTACCCGCATCGCCATCGTCGGTAAATATGTAGCTCTTCATGATGCCTATCTGTCAGTGGCTGAAGCCTTGTATCATGCCGGATTTGCCAATGACACCCAAATTGATATTAAATGGGTAAACGCTGAAGAGGTTTCACAGGATAATGTGGATGCTTTACTGGGTGATGTGGAAGGCATTTTAGTACCCGGCGGATTTGGGGACAGAGGAATAGAAGGGAAAATCACTACCATTCATTATGCGAGAACCCGTCGCATTCCTTTTCTCGGAATCTGTCTGGGCATGCAGATGGCCTGTGTGGAATTTGCCAGACATGAGCTTAACCTGATCCATGCTAACAGCTCGGAAATCAACCCGTCTACACCCTATCCGGTCATTGATCTCCTCCCAGAGCAGAAGGAAGTGGAAGATCTCGGCGGTACCATGAGACTGGGGCTGTATCCTTGTAAGGTGGAAAAGGACAGTCTCGCCTATGAAGCGTATCAGGATTCGTTAATCTATGAAAGACACCGCCATCGTTACGAATTTAACAATCAATACAGGGAAATAATGCTGGAAAAAGGATTTCGCTTCAGCGGAACCTCCCCTGACGGGAGATTGGTCGAAATCATTGAGATTCCTGATCATCCTTGGTTTTTGGCTACCCAATTTCATCCCGAATTTACCTCAAGACCTAACCGTCCACAGCCCCTTTTCCGCGAATTTGTGCGAGCCTCTTTGCAAATAAAGAAGAATTAA
- a CDS encoding radical SAM protein yields the protein MYLVYADEKGQVFDHPEWFGVGRDGDMVMEMLEEELIPLPKGATLVSLPCTRPLAMDPDTGEIVALEGGWAVGALLPQGYTRLLLPGYVKTNKEEKLPLFGYTAVVWKKDGFYVAARKSDNPDQWNPLNFDRDEIKKQVNRFLEDHPENRIYAHLQKCALEYECLTASNTFLNRWEGALPVSYSCNAGCFGCISEQPEDSGFPSPQTRMNFRPNVEELVEVMLNHLKTPESIISFGQGCEGEPSTQAGLIVEAIKQVRKRTSLGYININTNAGLTSQIKSIVDAGLDLMRVSIISAIDEHYEAYYRPRGYHLKNVGESLSYAAQKGVYTSINYLMFPGVFDREEEMEAMIHFVRKHKVKLIQLRNLNIDPESYLEMIPKRKGELYGVKRAIEIYQEELPDVIIGSYTHIPFLT from the coding sequence ATGTATTTAGTATATGCAGATGAAAAGGGCCAAGTCTTTGATCATCCCGAATGGTTTGGAGTCGGTCGTGACGGGGACATGGTCATGGAAATGCTGGAAGAAGAACTGATTCCCCTTCCTAAGGGAGCCACCCTAGTCTCCTTACCCTGCACACGTCCTTTGGCCATGGACCCTGATACTGGGGAAATCGTTGCCCTAGAAGGAGGTTGGGCCGTTGGCGCACTCCTTCCCCAAGGGTATACCAGGCTGTTGCTTCCGGGGTACGTAAAAACGAACAAAGAGGAAAAGCTCCCTCTGTTTGGATATACTGCAGTGGTATGGAAGAAGGATGGTTTTTACGTGGCTGCCAGAAAAAGCGATAACCCGGATCAATGGAATCCCCTCAACTTTGACAGGGATGAGATAAAAAAACAGGTAAATCGTTTTCTGGAGGATCATCCGGAAAACCGAATCTATGCTCACCTGCAAAAATGTGCCCTTGAATATGAATGCCTGACAGCTTCCAATACATTCCTAAATCGATGGGAGGGGGCTCTTCCCGTCTCCTATTCCTGTAATGCCGGGTGCTTTGGATGTATTTCCGAACAGCCGGAAGACAGCGGATTTCCATCACCTCAGACAAGGATGAATTTTCGTCCAAACGTAGAAGAGCTGGTTGAAGTGATGTTAAACCATTTGAAAACTCCAGAAAGCATCATTAGTTTTGGACAAGGATGCGAAGGAGAACCTTCAACCCAGGCAGGATTAATTGTAGAGGCGATCAAACAGGTAAGGAAGAGGACAAGCCTTGGATATATCAACATAAATACCAACGCAGGTCTGACCAGTCAGATTAAATCCATCGTTGATGCCGGCTTAGATTTGATGCGGGTTAGTATCATCAGTGCCATTGACGAACATTATGAAGCCTACTATCGCCCCAGGGGATACCATCTAAAAAATGTCGGGGAGTCCCTTTCTTATGCAGCACAAAAAGGAGTCTATACCTCCATTAATTACTTGATGTTTCCAGGTGTCTTTGACCGTGAAGAGGAAATGGAAGCGATGATTCACTTTGTTCGTAAGCATAAAGTGAAATTGATCCAATTGCGCAATTTGAATATCGATCCAGAAAGCTATTTGGAAATGATTCCAAAACGTAAGGGAGAACTGTATGGGGTCAAGAGAGCGATCGAAATATACCAGGAGGAATTGCCCGATGTGATAATTGGATCCTACACCCATATTCCTTTCCTTACTTGA
- the fsa gene encoding fructose-6-phosphate aldolase, with the protein MNFFIDTANMNEIREANEWGVITGVTTNPSLVAKEGRDFIETLNEIIDIIDGPISAEVISLDAKEMVEEGEKLARLSKNIVVKVPMTAEGLKAVKIFTKKKIKTNVTLVFSATQALLAARAGATYVSPFLGRLDDIGHDGMQLISDIAEIFNIHEIETEIIAASIRHPIHVLEAARLGADIATVPFKVLQQMVKHPLTDIGIEKFLSDWKSANLDFNRSDF; encoded by the coding sequence ATGAATTTCTTTATTGATACGGCCAATATGAATGAAATCAGGGAAGCCAATGAATGGGGCGTCATCACCGGCGTCACCACCAATCCCTCCCTTGTGGCAAAAGAAGGCCGCGATTTCATTGAAACATTAAATGAAATTATTGACATCATTGACGGTCCCATTAGTGCTGAAGTCATCAGCCTGGATGCCAAAGAAATGGTGGAGGAAGGAGAGAAACTGGCCCGCCTCTCCAAAAATATTGTTGTGAAAGTCCCGATGACTGCTGAAGGTCTGAAGGCTGTGAAGATTTTTACCAAGAAGAAAATCAAGACCAATGTAACCTTAGTCTTTTCTGCCACTCAAGCATTGCTTGCTGCCAGAGCAGGAGCAACCTATGTTTCTCCGTTCCTCGGCCGCTTGGATGATATCGGACATGACGGAATGCAGCTCATCTCAGATATTGCAGAGATATTTAACATCCACGAAATTGAAACAGAAATTATCGCCGCCAGCATTCGCCACCCTATACATGTTCTGGAAGCTGCACGACTAGGTGCGGATATTGCGACCGTCCCATTTAAAGTTCTTCAGCAGATGGTAAAGCATCCTCTCACGGATATTGGCATAGAAAAATTTTTGTCTGACTGGAAGAGCGCCAATCTCGATTTCAACCGGTCTGATTTCTAA
- the kal gene encoding 3-aminobutyryl-CoA ammonia lyase, translated as MEEAMIRLRMSQADAHYGGYLVDGAKVLSLFGDVATELLIRHDGDEGLFLTYEHVHFTAPVFAGDYIEAKGRITKVGITSRRMEFEAYKVIQVHGIPGESSAADVLEQPVLVCKAEGICVVPKDKQRKKKIIGGDESIG; from the coding sequence ATGGAAGAAGCGATGATACGTTTAAGGATGTCACAGGCAGATGCCCATTATGGAGGATATTTGGTGGATGGAGCCAAGGTGTTATCTTTGTTTGGAGATGTGGCAACAGAACTTTTGATTCGTCATGATGGGGATGAGGGTCTTTTTCTCACTTATGAACATGTTCATTTTACGGCGCCGGTTTTTGCAGGGGATTACATAGAAGCCAAGGGAAGAATCACGAAAGTGGGAATTACATCAAGAAGGATGGAGTTTGAGGCATATAAGGTGATTCAGGTCCATGGGATACCAGGAGAGTCTTCTGCAGCAGATGTGCTGGAACAGCCTGTTTTAGTCTGTAAAGCAGAAGGCATTTGTGTGGTTCCCAAAGACAAACAGAGGAAGAAAAAAATCATCGGGGGAGATGAATCCATTGGATAA
- the kce gene encoding 3-keto-5-aminohexanoate cleavage enzyme, which translates to MNPLDKVIITAAVVGAEVMKEHNPHVPYTPDEIADEVARAHQAGASVAHIHARRSDGTPTQDRKIYQQIIEKIKERCDIIIQVSTGGAVGMSPAERIQPLELHPEMGTLTTGSVNFGEDIFANSFNDLKIFAQKFQEYRVKPECEIFEVGMISNALKLVKLGLLHPPLHFDFVMGVPGGIPATPKNLLHLVEQIPEGSTWTVAGIGRWQLPMAAHALLWGGHVRVGFEDNLFYEKGILATSNAQLVERVVRLAREIGRDIASPDEARKILHIQQS; encoded by the coding sequence ATGAATCCATTGGATAAGGTGATTATTACCGCTGCGGTGGTTGGAGCGGAAGTGATGAAAGAACATAATCCCCACGTTCCCTATACCCCTGATGAAATTGCAGATGAAGTGGCAAGGGCCCATCAAGCGGGGGCGTCCGTTGCCCATATTCATGCACGTCGATCTGATGGAACTCCTACCCAAGACCGGAAAATTTATCAGCAAATCATTGAAAAAATTAAGGAACGTTGTGATATAATTATCCAAGTATCAACTGGTGGAGCCGTGGGGATGTCTCCTGCAGAACGGATACAGCCGTTGGAACTACATCCAGAAATGGGCACCCTTACCACCGGTAGTGTCAATTTTGGAGAAGACATTTTTGCAAATTCCTTCAATGATCTGAAAATATTTGCCCAAAAATTTCAGGAATATCGAGTAAAACCTGAATGTGAAATATTCGAAGTGGGCATGATATCCAATGCTCTCAAGTTGGTCAAACTGGGATTACTTCATCCCCCCCTTCACTTTGACTTTGTCATGGGGGTCCCGGGAGGAATACCTGCCACCCCTAAGAATCTTCTGCATTTGGTGGAACAAATTCCTGAGGGCTCTACCTGGACCGTTGCAGGGATTGGCAGATGGCAGCTTCCCATGGCTGCACATGCCCTCCTTTGGGGAGGACATGTACGCGTTGGTTTTGAAGATAACTTATTTTATGAAAAAGGGATCCTGGCAACTAGCAATGCCCAATTGGTAGAGCGGGTGGTGAGACTGGCCAGGGAGATAGGACGTGATATTGCATCACCGGATGAAGCCAGAAAGATTCTTCATATCCAACAATCTTAA
- a CDS encoding M23 family metallopeptidase, which translates to MKSVQRFVISSAVIAGIGLSANSLQGKAEARPADTPQYQKAIAREAVFRYFNPFMDLKQKITKPKEVQLTYKVKPGDNLTFIAKRYRVPVEKIIEMNQLENPNLIRVGQSLKIPVNSEVYTVQREDTLYSIAESRGVEVEELIENNPELKIVANRLYYGQELVIPRNKPEPIRQPYSSRKIGVTIASRSREGAARNQLPSFSWPITGTITSGFGIRWGRLHTGLDIWNQNEDKTIVKAARSGTVVQSSFNRGGYGNLIIIDHGGGIETYYAHMGKLLVKEGDYVNVGQSLGYVGNTGDTTGYHLHFEIRVNQAPINPLPYLP; encoded by the coding sequence ATGAAATCTGTTCAACGCTTCGTCATTTCCTCAGCTGTCATCGCTGGGATCGGATTATCTGCCAATTCCCTTCAGGGGAAAGCAGAAGCCAGGCCGGCGGATACACCTCAATATCAAAAGGCTATTGCTCGAGAAGCCGTATTTCGATATTTTAATCCCTTCATGGATCTCAAGCAAAAAATAACCAAACCTAAAGAAGTCCAATTAACATATAAGGTAAAGCCAGGGGACAACCTGACTTTTATTGCTAAGAGATATCGTGTGCCTGTGGAAAAAATCATTGAAATGAATCAACTGGAGAATCCCAACCTGATCAGAGTGGGACAATCATTAAAAATCCCCGTCAACAGTGAAGTTTATACGGTCCAAAGGGAGGATACCCTCTATTCCATAGCAGAATCCAGAGGCGTAGAAGTAGAGGAATTGATTGAAAATAATCCGGAACTGAAGATAGTGGCAAATCGCCTTTATTACGGACAGGAATTGGTCATCCCCAGAAACAAACCGGAACCCATCAGACAGCCCTATTCTTCCCGGAAAATAGGGGTGACCATTGCCAGTCGCAGTAGAGAAGGAGCCGCACGAAATCAACTGCCCTCCTTTTCCTGGCCTATTACGGGAACCATTACTAGCGGTTTTGGCATACGCTGGGGCAGGCTTCATACGGGTTTAGATATCTGGAATCAGAATGAAGACAAAACCATCGTCAAGGCTGCTAGAAGTGGAACCGTAGTTCAGTCGTCATTTAACCGGGGCGGATATGGGAATCTGATTATCATTGACCATGGCGGTGGGATAGAAACCTATTATGCCCACATGGGAAAATTGTTAGTAAAAGAGGGGGATTATGTCAATGTGGGGCAAAGTCTCGGGTATGTTGGAAATACAGGAGATACAACCGGATACCATCTTCATTTTGAAATTCGGGTCAATCAAGCTCCCATAAACCCATTGCCATATCTCCCTTGA
- a CDS encoding response regulator gives MKKGGRLLIVDDQFGIRALLAEVFGKEGYETFQASNGKQALEIVHEHSPHIVILDMKIPGMDGLEILKRIKKTNPHIKVIMMTAYGELEMVREATDLGAISHFTKPFDIDELRKTVEQIIAEEHSVE, from the coding sequence ATGAAAAAAGGAGGCAGATTGTTAATCGTTGATGATCAGTTTGGTATTCGGGCCCTACTAGCAGAGGTGTTTGGTAAGGAAGGATATGAAACTTTTCAAGCATCCAATGGGAAACAAGCGTTGGAGATTGTACACGAGCATTCGCCCCACATAGTGATATTGGATATGAAAATTCCCGGAATGGATGGATTGGAAATATTAAAACGCATAAAGAAAACCAATCCCCACATAAAAGTAATTATGATGACAGCATACGGGGAATTGGAAATGGTAAGGGAAGCCACTGATTTGGGCGCAATTAGCCATTTTACCAAACCCTTTGATATTGATGAACTCAGGAAAACAGTGGAACAAATTATAGCGGAAGAGCATTCGGTTGAGTAA